From the genome of Acuticoccus sediminis:
CAGGCGCCTCGTTTTCCACGAGCGCCGCGCCGGCCTCGCCTGACCGGCGGCCCAAAGAGCGGGCGGGCACCCGCCGCAGCCGCAACGCCGAGACCACGCCCGGTTGCCGAAATGAGGCGCCGACGCCTCGTCGCTGACCACCATCGCCCTCAGAGCCTTTCTTCGAGGTGTTCCGTTGGCGACGCCGTTGGTGAATTTGACGCCGGCGATGACCAGGGTGCTGTGATGAACCGTACCGACTTTTCCGGAGGCGTTTCTGTTTGGTCTACGCGGCGATCGGCTGGACCTCCTGGGCCGCATGGTAGGCGGCTTCTGCTTCCGCAGGTGGGATGTTTCCGATCGGCTCGAGAAGCCGCCGATTGTTGAACCAATCGACCCATTCGAGGGTGGCGAACTCGACGCCCTCGAATGAGCGCCAGGGGCCACGTCGATGGATGAACTCGGCCTTGAAGAGGCCGATTACCGTCTCGGCGAGAGCGTTGTCGTAGGAATCGCCGACGCTGCCGACGGACGGGTCGATGCCGGCCTCGGCGAGGCGTTCGGTGTACCGAATGCTCACATATTGGGCTGCCCCTGTCGGAGTGATGAATGAGCCCGCTGCCGGCAAAGGGCTGCCGCTGGTGGAGAGCCTGCTCCAGAGCATCAAGGACGAAGTCGGCCCGGATCGAGCGCGAGACACGCCAGCCGACGATCCGTCGGGCGAAGGCATCGATCACGAAGGCGACGTAGACGAAGCCGCTCCAGGTTGCGACGTAGGTAAAGTCGGAGACCCACAGCATGTTCGGTTGCGGCGCCTTGAAGACGCGTTTCACCCGGTCGAGCGGGCATGGCGCCGAGGTGTCGCGGGTCGTCGTGCGTATGCTTTTGCCGCGAACGACACCTTTCAGGCCCATCTGGCGCATCAGCCGCGTCACCGTACAGCGGGCGATCTCGAAGCCCTCGCGTTTCATCTGCCGCCACACCTTGCGCACTCCGTAGACACCGAAGTTCTCCTCGAATACGCGCCGCACTTCCTCCTTCAAGGCCTCGTCCCGTCTCGTCCGCTTTGGTAGCCGGGCGCGATCAGCACGACGAGCGGCATGCTCGTGATAGGTCGACGGGGCGATCGGCAAGACCCGGCAGATCGGCTCGACCCCGTAGGCGTCGCGATGGTCGTCGATGAACGCCTTCATGGCTTGTACCGGCGGTCGAGCTCCGCCTGGGCAAAATACGCCGACGCCTTGCGCAGGATCTCGTTCGCCTGGCGCAGCTCGCGCACCTCGCGCCGCAGCTTGGCGAGTTCCTCCTTTTCCGCGCTCGTCGAACCGGGCCGGGTCCCGTCGTCCCGTTCAGCTTGCCGCACCCAGTTGCGCAGGGTCTCGCCAGAGCAGCCGATCTTCGCCGCGATCGACTGGATTGCCGCCCACTGCGAGCCGTGCTCGTCCTGATGATCCAAAACCATCCGAACCGCTCGCGCGCGCACCTCGGGGCTATACGGGGCTGTTCTCTTCGTCATGGCTCCATTCTCTCAAGAGTTGGAGCCTCCGGGAAACCCGGCGCGGTTCAGATCGTCCGTCCGCGCAGCAGGTAGGGCCAGACCTTGTGCGCCTTTGCGGGCACGCTTGTGTTGGGCTTCTGGTAGATCGGCGTCAGCCCCATGAGCCGCATCAGGCGCCGGACGCGCTTCGGGTTCACCGTTTCCCCCTCGGCGCGCAGATGCCACGTCATCTGCCGCACGCCATAGAACGGCGTTTGGAGGAACTGCTCGTCAATCCGCCGCATCAGGGCCAGGCTCTCGGCCGTCTCGCCGCCCGGCGCGTGGTAAAACGTCGACCGCGGGATCGACAGGAGCCGGCACTGCTCCGTGACCGACAACGCGGGATGGTCCCTCTCCACCATCGCCCGCCTCACGTCCCGCCCCAAGGCTTGAGCTTTCGCGACAAAAAATCGTTCGCCACCGTCAGCTCGCCGATCTTGGCATGCAGCTCACGGACCTTCTCGCCATCAATCTCCGGCGCGGCGTTCTTACGGCCGCGCTCGAAGACGTCCGAGGCGCCCTCCAGCAACTGCCGCTTCCATTGGTGGATCATCGTCGGGTGGACCCCGAAACGCGCGGCCAGCTCCGCCACCGTCTCTTCACCCTTCAACGCCTCCAGCGCCACCTTCGCCTTGAACGCCGGTTTGTGCTGCTTGCGTGTCGTCATTCGCTGATCTCCTCCTCCGAAGACCAGCAGGCCCCTCTCGTAGCCTACGCCGCTGTCCCATTGTCGGAGAGCACCTCAAACATGGTCGCCTTCCTTGCCTCGGAGGAGGCCTCGCACGTCAGCGGGACGACGGTGAACGTCGACGGCGGATTCCTCAGCGCCGGCCTGATGTTCCAGCGCGAGGGGATGGAGACGCCGCCGACGCCGAAGGTCTGACGCGGATCAGGCCCGCGCCATCTCGGGTCAGCGGTTCGGTTGCGGGAGGCCGACCCCACGACCAGATCAAGGAGAACCGTGCGGCCGGCCTTGACGACTATCACGGCCACCGTGCAGCGCGCGCGGCCGGTGATGCTGACCGCACTCGCGGCGGTGCTCGCCTTCATACCCCTCACCCACCCCGTCTTTTGGGGATCGATGGCCGATACGCTGATCGGCGACACGGCGGTCGGCACAATAATGATCCTGCTCTTTCTTCCCAGCTCTACACAGCGTGGTTCCGGATCAAGCCGACCGCCGATAAGGCCGCTGAGGCTTCAACGGCGGAGGGTAATCCGCGGGTCAAAATGGCAGCGGAATAGGCTCCGCCGACGGAAGGTTGCTTCGGTGATCAGGCTGCGGTCGATGCGCTGATCGCCTCCCGAAGCTGACGAACGTCCCGGGCCGGGGGATTTCCGAACTGCCGACCGTACTCGCGAATGAACTGTGTCGCGCTTTCGTAGCCGACGGCGAAGGCCACTTCCGACACACTCTTCTCGCCGTCTAGCAGAAGATAGCGCGCCCCCTGCAAGCGGAGCTGCTTCTGGTACTGAAGCGGAGTGACGCCTGTCAGTGCGAGGAAATGGCGATGCAGGCTCGCCCGGCTCATCCCGCTCACCTCGCAGAGGGCCGCGATACGCAGCCGGGCAGTCTGGTTGTCCCTAATCCACTGGACGGCGCGTCGTATGCGTCCCAAGGCCCCGTCAGGCCGAGCGATCTGCCGCAGCAACCGACCCTCTGGACCCTGCAGGAGACGATAAAGCAATTCCCGTTCAGCCATAGGCGCCAGGACGGGGATGTCCGCCGGCTGATCCAGCAGCGACATGAAGCGCAAGAGTGCGTCGCGCAGCGGCTGGGTCACCGGGTTGATCGAAAGGCCAATGCCGCAGGATCCGGTCTCGGCGTCCAGCGGCATGGACGCCGCCAGCTCGGTCAGCAAAGCCGGCTCAAGAAGCAGTGAGACGGCGACGTACGGGTTGCCCCCCGGAGCATTAAGGATCTCGCCGCTCAACGGCAGATCGATCGCGCTGACGAGGTAGTCGGCGCTGTCGTAGCTCAGAAGCTCGTCGTTGATCAGAACCCGTTTCGAGCCCTGCAAGATGAAGCAGACCATCGAACGATAGAGGCACGGCGCCGGCCCGGTGGAGCCCTGTCCAATGGTGATGTCGAGGCGCGGCAAATCCGTCGCGACCAGGCCCGACCACGCGTGACGCAGGGCGATGGCACGGTGTGGTTCCAGATGGTCGATCATGTGCGACCCTACCACGTTCTGGGCGCGCGACGAAGAGGTTGAGACAATCGGGCAGGAAATTGAGCCGATCGAAGGGGTCTGCCACCTGCTTCCCACCTACCTCAGGGATGCCCGACTGGACGCAGTCAAAAGGAACGGCTGCGTCCGAGACGTCGTGACAAAATAACCGGAGTACGCAAATGACGCGCCTCAAGGCAAAACGCACCCTCATCACCGGCGGTACGTCAGGGATTGGCCTAGAAACCGCAAAGCAGTTCCTTAACGAGGGCGCCCGCGTCATCGTGACCGGCAACAACCCGGAGACTATCGAACTGGCGAAAACGGAACTGGGCTCTGACGTTCTCGTCCTCCGGGCGGACAGCGCGAGCGTGGCAGATCAGCGCAAGCTCGCCGATGCCGTCAAAGAGGCTTACGGCCAGTTGGACGTCGCCTTCCTCAACGCCGGCGTCTCGGTCTGGCAACCGATCGAAGACTGGACGGAGGCCGCATTCGACCGGTCCTTCGCGATCAACGTGAAAGGTCCCTATTTCCTAATCCAGGCCCTGCTCTCGGTGTTCGCAGATCCGGCGTCGGTGATCCTCAACACGTCGGTCAACGCCCACGTCGGTGCCGCCCGCTCCTCGGTCTACGGCGCGACCAAGGCGGCCTTCCTCAACATGGCGAAGACGCTGTCGTCGGAGCTTCTTCCGCGCGGCATCCGCGTTAATGCGGTTAGCCCCGGCCCCGTTGACACGCCGCTCTATGACAAGCTCGGCATTCCCGACACCTATCGGGATGAGGTCAACGCCGGCATCGTGGCGACGATCCCGGCCGGTCGTTTCGGCACCGCGTCGGAAGTCGCTAAGGCTGTCGTGTACCTCGCGTCCGACGAATCACCCTGGACCATCGGCACGGAGATCGTCGTGGACGGCGGGCGAACATTGAACGGCTGATCGAGTCGATCCCGCTCGTACGGGGCATCATCAGCCCCCCGATGGGTGGCAATGTCTCCACCAAACCGGGGGAACTCCAACTCCAACGGAAAGTCTGTCGGGGCGCGCACCCCTCAAGTGACAATGCTGTCACCGCCCCGCTTTTCTCCATTCGCCGAACCAAATGGCGAGGGCGATAACCCCTCCGTAGACCAGCATGGCGCCGCCGATCGCTGCGAAGATGCCGTGAGCCCCCAGGCCCATGCTGGTCGTCAGGATCAGTGAGCCGACAAGCGCGACCGCCATGCGGCCGAGGCTGCTGATCACCGGCCATTTCATGTGACCGGCGCCCTGTGAGGCGAAATAAAGCGCGAGACCCAGCGCGAAAAAGCCGTAGAATGGACCGACGATACGGAAATAGCTGCGCCCGGCGTCGAGCGCAGCGGTGTTCGACGGCTCCAGGAACAGACCCAGCCAAAGGTCCGGAAAGACCGCCAGCAGCAGGCCGATGCTGCCGACGATGGCCGCCGCTGCACAGGAACCTGTCCAGGCCACCCGCAGCGCGCGGTCGATCCGGCCGGCGCCGACATTCGCGCCGACCATGGCGGTCATCGCCGCCCCGATGCCGAAGATCACCGGGATCATCATGAATTCCAGCCGTGCACCGAGACCGTAGCCGGCCAGCGCCCCCTCGCCGAAACGTCCCACGAGACCCGTCATCATGATGATCGTGACGGCCGTGAGAACGGTGTTGATGGACGCGAGCGTCCCAACCGTCAGGATGTCGCGGAACATGTCGGCGCTCAGACGTCCGACCGCCCCACGGAAGACGAGTCCGGCGCGGCCGAAAGCGATATGACCGATCGCGGCCCCTCCACCGAGGGCGAATGCGCAGATCGGGCCGAGCGCCAGACCGGCCATGCCGAGCGCGGGCAGTGGCCCCCACCCGAGTGCCAAACCTCCCGACAGCGCGATCGACGTCCCGAAGACAAGGAGCAACACGAGCGCGGGTATGCGCATGTCGCCGGTGCCGCGGATGACGCTGAGCGAGGCATTGCAGAGCCAGACCGCGATGCATCCGGGGAAGAAGACCAGCGCGTATGTCTTCGCGGCCGCGACACTCTCCGTCCCGCCCCCCAGCACTTCGAAGAAGCGTGGTCCGAAAAGAGCGACCAGCACCGCCATCACGAGCGCGAGCTTTGCTGCGATGAGCCAGGCCGCCACGGTGAGCGTCGCGGCCCGTGCGACGTCCGAGGCCCCGAGCGCCCGCGCGACGGCCGCCGAGATCGCTCCACCGATCGCGCCCGCCGAAAGCATCTGCGTCACCATCACCAATGGGAACACCAACGCCAGTCCAGCAAGGGCGGTCACGCCCAATCGGCTGGCATAATAGGCCTCGGCGATGCCCTGCGCGGCCTGAGCGAACATCGCGACCACGTTGGGCGCCGCGAGCTTCGCCAGGGTCGGCGCGATGGGGGCCTCGAGCAGAAGTCTCGTGCGGGATGCCCGCGCGGTCGCCGCCGCGTCCGCGGAAAGCCGCGCAGTCTGAACCGGGCTCGTGACAACCATCAGACGCCCCCCCCCCGGTCGAGACCGTGAGGTTGAGCCGGCGCGCACGTCACCGTCGAAGCATTCGTCATCGCTTCCATTCCTGGTCTGTCCTCCCACCGACCCATGTGTCGCTTCCGGGTCTCGGATTGTTTCAGACAGCATTTGTCATGACGCGCCGATGGAGCGACGCAGCTCTTCTCTCGCAACGGTGAGGACCTCGTCCGACAGCGCCTCGTCGTTCACCGCGCGTGCGAGCAGCAGGGCGCCCACCATCGTCGCGCCCATCGCAACGGCCTTGCGCCGAGCGTCGGGATCGCTCGCCATGTGGGCAGTGAGAACATCGAGGCGCTCCCGGATGCCCGCCTCTAGAGCAGCGCGCACGCTCTCGCTGCCCCGCGCCGCGTCTGCGCCAAGCGCAACGATGGGGCAGCCCGCGCCCACGTCGTCGCGATGACCCGGGCTCAAGTAGAGATCGGTCAACGCCGCGATCGGATTCTCCGGCTCCGTCTTCGCGGCGGTCGCCCAGCGCTCGGCGGTGCCTTCCATGGCCCGGCCGACGGCGAGGGCCGCCAGATCGTCCTTCGACTTGAACTGCTTGTAGAACGCACCCTGCGTCAGCCCGGCGCTTTTCATGAGGTCGATCAGGCCGATCCCGTCGAACCCATGCTCCCGGAAGAGCCGGCTCGCGGCGGTGATCACGTTTTCTCGATTGGCGGCGGCTTGGGCCCTGCTGACTCGCATCTGAACTCCTACTTAGATTGCGTTCGTAATCTATATGGACTATAGATGTCGCATGCAATCAATAACACCTCGACCCGTCGTTCGTCGCAAGGTTCGACCGCATCGCCGGCATCTCCTTTCCCGCATCGGGACGGGTGCGATCCTGTCGGTGGTCGTCGGTGCCGTCGCAGCCAATTTCGCACCGACGGCGGCCCCTGCCGTCGCTCCGGCTGCCGATGCGGCACCCGCCCTCGATCCCCGCATCGCCGCGCCGCTCGTCAAGGTCGCCGAAGTGGCGCCGTTCAATGGCGGAGAGCGCGCATTCACCGGAACGATCGCAGCGCGTGTCGAAAGCAATCTCGGCTTCCGCGTTCCGGGCAAGATCGTCGAGCGTCTCGTCGATGCCGGGCAGAAGGTGACGGCCGGCCAGCCTTTGATGCGGATCGACGAGACCGACCTCAGCCTCTCGCTGACGCAGCGGCGCAAGGACGTCGACGCAGCCCGCGCCGCGCTCGTGCAGATCACCGCCGACGAGAAGCGCTACGCCGAACTCGCCGGAAAGGGGTTTGCATCACGTCAGCGCTACGAGCAGGCGAAGGCCGCGCTTGCCACCGCGACCGCCACGCTCGCCGCGGCGGAGGCCGCTGCACGAGTCGCGGAGAACGAGGCCGCCTACGCAGTCCTCACGGCGGACGCCGACGGGACCGTGATGGACACACTCGCCGAGCCCGGCCAGGTCGTCGCTCCGGGCGAGACCGTCGTGCGCCTGGCTCACGCCGGAGCCCGTGAGGCGGTGGTGGCGCTGCCCGAGACCGTGCGTCCGCCACTGGGCAACACCGCCGAGGCCGAACTCTACGGCAGCGCCGGGCAGCGCTCGCCCGCGCGCCTGCGGCAGCTGTCCGACACCGCCGACCCGCAGACCCGCACCTACGAGGCGCGCTTCGTGCTGGGTGGCCAGGCCGCCGACGCTCCGCTCGGCGCGACGGTCACGATCCGCATGAAGGGCGACGGCGACGGCGCGGACGTCGAGGTGCCGATCGGCGCGATCCTGGACGACGGCACGGCGGTCGGGGTGTGGGCGGTCGACCGCGCCGCATCCACCGTCAGCTTCCGGACGGTGACGGTGCGCCGGCTGACCGAGGACGCCGCCGTTGTCTCCGGCGTCGACGCCGGGGAGACGGTCGTCGCGCTCGGGGCGCATCTGCTGCGCGAGGGCGCCAGCGTCAGGATCTTCGGCGAGGCACTCCGGTGAGCGGCTTCAATCTTTCCGCGATCGCGGTTCGCGAGCGCGCCGTCACGCTGTTCTTCATCATCCTGCTCGCCGCCGCCGGCGCGCTGGCGTTCAAGTCGCTCGGCCGCGCGGAGGACCCCGCCTTCACGGTGAAGACGCTGACCGTCTCCGCCGTCTGGCCCGGCGCGACCGCCGCCGAGATGCAGGACCTCGTCGCCGAGCCGCTGGAGAAGCGCATCCAGGAACTCACCTATTACGACCGCGTCGAGACGACGACGCGGCCCGGCCTGATGTTCACGACGATCCAGCTCAAGGACGACACCCCGCCGGAGATGGTTCAGGAGGAGTTCTATCAGGCTCGCAAGAAGATCGACGACGAGAAGCGCAACCTGCCCGGCGGGGTCTACGCTCCCTTCGTCAACGACGAGTATTCCGACATCACGTTCGGCCTCTACGCCCTGAAGGCGCCCGGGATGCCGGCGCGCGAGCTGGCCGGCGAGGCTGAGACGATCCGCCAGGAGCTGCTTCACGTTCCCGGCGTGAAGAAGGTCAAC
Proteins encoded in this window:
- a CDS encoding IS3 family transposase; this encodes MVERDHPALSVTEQCRLLSIPRSTFYHAPGGETAESLALMRRIDEQFLQTPFYGVRQMTWHLRAEGETVNPKRVRRLMRLMGLTPIYQKPNTSVPAKAHKVWPYLLRGRTI
- a CDS encoding transposase, whose translation is MTTRKQHKPAFKAKVALEALKGEETVAELAARFGVHPTMIHQWKRQLLEGASDVFERGRKNAAPEIDGEKVRELHAKIGELTVANDFLSRKLKPWGGT
- a CDS encoding AraC family transcriptional regulator, giving the protein MIDHLEPHRAIALRHAWSGLVATDLPRLDITIGQGSTGPAPCLYRSMVCFILQGSKRVLINDELLSYDSADYLVSAIDLPLSGEILNAPGGNPYVAVSLLLEPALLTELAASMPLDAETGSCGIGLSINPVTQPLRDALLRFMSLLDQPADIPVLAPMAERELLYRLLQGPEGRLLRQIARPDGALGRIRRAVQWIRDNQTARLRIAALCEVSGMSRASLHRHFLALTGVTPLQYQKQLRLQGARYLLLDGEKSVSEVAFAVGYESATQFIREYGRQFGNPPARDVRQLREAISASTAA
- a CDS encoding SDR family oxidoreductase; protein product: MTRLKAKRTLITGGTSGIGLETAKQFLNEGARVIVTGNNPETIELAKTELGSDVLVLRADSASVADQRKLADAVKEAYGQLDVAFLNAGVSVWQPIEDWTEAAFDRSFAINVKGPYFLIQALLSVFADPASVILNTSVNAHVGAARSSVYGATKAAFLNMAKTLSSELLPRGIRVNAVSPGPVDTPLYDKLGIPDTYRDEVNAGIVATIPAGRFGTASEVAKAVVYLASDESPWTIGTEIVVDGGRTLNG
- a CDS encoding MATE family efflux transporter, whose protein sequence is MVVTSPVQTARLSADAAATARASRTRLLLEAPIAPTLAKLAAPNVVAMFAQAAQGIAEAYYASRLGVTALAGLALVFPLVMVTQMLSAGAIGGAISAAVARALGASDVARAATLTVAAWLIAAKLALVMAVLVALFGPRFFEVLGGGTESVAAAKTYALVFFPGCIAVWLCNASLSVIRGTGDMRIPALVLLLVFGTSIALSGGLALGWGPLPALGMAGLALGPICAFALGGGAAIGHIAFGRAGLVFRGAVGRLSADMFRDILTVGTLASINTVLTAVTIIMMTGLVGRFGEGALAGYGLGARLEFMMIPVIFGIGAAMTAMVGANVGAGRIDRALRVAWTGSCAAAAIVGSIGLLLAVFPDLWLGLFLEPSNTAALDAGRSYFRIVGPFYGFFALGLALYFASQGAGHMKWPVISSLGRMAVALVGSLILTTSMGLGAHGIFAAIGGAMLVYGGVIALAIWFGEWRKAGR
- a CDS encoding TetR/AcrR family transcriptional regulator, whose product is MRVSRAQAAANRENVITAASRLFREHGFDGIGLIDLMKSAGLTQGAFYKQFKSKDDLAALAVGRAMEGTAERWATAAKTEPENPIAALTDLYLSPGHRDDVGAGCPIVALGADAARGSESVRAALEAGIRERLDVLTAHMASDPDARRKAVAMGATMVGALLLARAVNDEALSDEVLTVAREELRRSIGAS
- a CDS encoding efflux RND transporter periplasmic adaptor subunit, translated to MVVGAVAANFAPTAAPAVAPAADAAPALDPRIAAPLVKVAEVAPFNGGERAFTGTIAARVESNLGFRVPGKIVERLVDAGQKVTAGQPLMRIDETDLSLSLTQRRKDVDAARAALVQITADEKRYAELAGKGFASRQRYEQAKAALATATATLAAAEAAARVAENEAAYAVLTADADGTVMDTLAEPGQVVAPGETVVRLAHAGAREAVVALPETVRPPLGNTAEAELYGSAGQRSPARLRQLSDTADPQTRTYEARFVLGGQAADAPLGATVTIRMKGDGDGADVEVPIGAILDDGTAVGVWAVDRAASTVSFRTVTVRRLTEDAAVVSGVDAGETVVALGAHLLREGASVRIFGEALR